GTGAAGTCGTGGATGATGGTCTTGTCGGGAAGGTAGCCGAAGCGCACGTGGTCGAAGCTCACGGCACCATGCCGCCCGTCCATGGCCACCTCGACCGGGCTCTCCGGCTCTGACTCCTCGGGGGCGTCGAGGAACTGGAACACACGCTCGGCGGCCGCCGCCATCATCTGCAGCATGTTCGAGACGTTCGCGAGCTGCTGGATGGGCATCGTGAAGTTGCGAACGTACTGGATGAACGACTGGATGTCGCCGGGCTGGATCGAGCCCGCGATGGCGAGCTGCGCGCCTACGACCACGACGCCCACGTAGCCCATGTTGCCTACGAGCGTCATCAGCGGCTGCATGAGGCCCGAGAGGAACTGGCTCTTCCATGCGGAGTCGAAGAGCCTCCCGTTGGCGTCATCGAACTCCTCGACCGCCTTGTCGCCACGGTCGAACACCTGGATCACGTCCTGGCCGGCGAAGTCCTCCTCGATGCGTCCGTTTACCTCGCCCAGCACGGCCTGCTGCTCGCGGAAGAAGCGCTGCGAGAAGTGCACGACGCAACCCACGATGACGATGGAGACGGGTAGCGTGAGCAGGGTCACCCCCGTGAGAGGCAACGAGATCGAGAGCATCATGACGCACACGCCTATGACCTGCGTCACCGAGGTGATGAGCTGCGTCACGCTCTGGTTGAGCGACATCCCCAGCGTATCGACATCATTCGTGATGCGCGAGAGGACGTCGCCCTTGGAATGGTCCTCGAAGTAGCTCATGGGGACCACGCTGATCTTCTCGGCGATCTGCTTGCGCATGCGATAGCACACACGCTGGGTCACCCCCACCATGAGCCAGCCCTGCACGAACTGGCAGGCCGCGCTCGTGAGGTAGAGGCCGAGCAGGAACACGAGAATCTCGGCTATGCCGGCGAAGTCGACCTCGCCGGTGCCCTGGACGCGGGCGACGAGGCCCTCATAGAGCTTGGTCGTGGCCTGTCCCAGGACCTTGGGCCCCACGACGTTGAAGACCACGGACGCCACCGCGAAGGCTATCGCGAAGGCGAGCGCGACCTTGTGGCGGCCGATGTAGTGAAGGAGCTTGCCGATGGTTCCCTTGAAGTCCTTGGGACGCTCCGTGTACATGCGGATGCCGCCGCCCGAGACGGGCTTCCTGGCCTGCGTCTTGGTCGCCATCATGCCTCACCTCCTTCCAGACCGAGCTCGCATGCAGAGAGCTGGCTCGTCGCGATCTCGAGGTAGGTGGGACAGGTGCGCAGGAGATCCCTGTGGGTGCCACGGCCGACGACCACGCCCTCGTCGAGGACGAGGATCTCGTCGGCATGCATGATCGACGAGATGCGTTGCGCCACGACCACGACGGCGACGTCCGACGCC
This genomic stretch from Atopobiaceae bacterium harbors:
- a CDS encoding ABC transporter ATP-binding protein/permease; protein product: MATKTQARKPVSGGGIRMYTERPKDFKGTIGKLLHYIGRHKVALAFAIAFAVASVVFNVVGPKVLGQATTKLYEGLVARVQGTGEVDFAGIAEILVFLLGLYLTSAACQFVQGWLMVGVTQRVCYRMRKQIAEKISVVPMSYFEDHSKGDVLSRITNDVDTLGMSLNQSVTQLITSVTQVIGVCVMMLSISLPLTGVTLLTLPVSIVIVGCVVHFSQRFFREQQAVLGEVNGRIEEDFAGQDVIQVFDRGDKAVEEFDDANGRLFDSAWKSQFLSGLMQPLMTLVGNMGYVGVVVVGAQLAIAGSIQPGDIQSFIQYVRNFTMPIQQLANVSNMLQMMAAAAERVFQFLDAPEESEPESPVEVAMDGRHGAVSFDHVRFGYLPDKTIIHDFTCDVEPGRTVAIVGPTGAGKTTLMKLMLRFYDVSDGTLEVEGHDVRDWDRADLRDDFAMVLQDTWLFRGTIRENIRYGRLEATDAEVEAAAKAAHCDHFIHTLAGGYDFQINEEGTNLSQGQRQLVTIARAILADRPILILDEATSNVDTRTEEVIQHAMDRLMEGRTSFVIAHRLSTIRDADQILVLRDGDVVETGTHEELLAAGGFYAGLYNSQFEDCD